A DNA window from Pyrus communis chromosome 3, drPyrComm1.1, whole genome shotgun sequence contains the following coding sequences:
- the LOC137729407 gene encoding tryptophan aminotransferase-related protein 3-like: MAKAQSFYAVCLAFSLVFNLLLSFRLYVDVGGNWELSWSKRAAEEAEHVATISCSGHGRAYLDGLILDGKEPVCECNSCYGGPDCSLFLTGCAANADSGDPYFLEPFWTKHASKSAVLVAGWHRMSYVFPDQSRVSAELERHIREIHTIVGNAVTEGRYIVFGAGSTQLLNAAVNALSTSNNFNSSPSSVVASIPYYSLYQMQTEFFRSMDYMFQGDAALLQNTSDATKNVVEFVTSPNNPDGQLKKAIFQGPNAKAIYDRVYYWPHFTAIPAPADDDLMIFTISKLTGHAGTRFGWALVKDESVYQRMTQHILMSSLGISRDAQLRALKLLNVVLETGGREIFEFGYHTLKKRWENLTNILSLSNRFTLQKFEPKYCNFFKNIRDPSPAYAWVKCEREEDKDCYEVLKQEANVYGRPGAEFGAEDRYVRLTLLRSQDDFDLLLQRLNHLVLDERKSKIIISSQIGGQYVT, translated from the exons atggcTAAAGCACAAAGCTTCTACGCTGTGTGCTTGGCATTTTCTTTAGTGTTTAATTTATTACTGAGCTTCAGACTCTATGTGGATGTGGGTGGAAATTGGGAACTGAGTTGGAGCAAAAGAGCAGCAGAAGAAGCTGAGCACGTGGCAACCATCTCTTGCTCAGGGCATGGAAGAGCCTACTTAGATGGCCTAATTCTTGACGGGAAGGAACCTGTTTGTGAGTGCAATTCCTGCTATGGAGGCCCTGACTGCTCTTTGTTTTTAACTGGATGTGCAGCAAACGCTGACAG TGGGGACCCATATTTCTTGGAGCCTTTTTGGACGAAACATGCATCAAAAAGTGCAGTTTTAGTAGCAGGATGGCATCGAATGAGCTATGTCTTCCCTGATCAATCTCGCGTCTCAGCAGAGCTTGAGAGGCACATCCGCGAAATTCATACCATTGTCGGAAATGCGGTCACTGAAGGGAGATACATTGTTTTTGGTGCTGGCTCAACCCAACTTCTCAATGCTGCAGTTAACGCGCTGTCGACTTCCAATAACTTCAACTCTTCACCTTCAAGTGTTGTAGCTTCAATTCCTTATTACAGT CTTTACCAAATGCAAACGGAGTTTTTCCGATCAATGGACTATATGTTTCAAGGAGATGCTGCCTTGCTGCAGAACACTTCGGATGCTACTAAAAATGTTGTTGAGTTTGTAACCTCACCAAACAATCCAGATGGGCAGCTGAAGAAGGCAATTTTTCAAGGCCCGAATGCTAAAGCAATCTATGATCGTGTATACTACTGGCCACATTTTACAGCAATTCCTGCTCCAGCGGATGACGATCTCATGATATTTACAATTTCTAAGCTCACTGGCCATGCTGGTACTAGATTCGG GTGGGCATTGGTTAAGGATGAGTCTGTGTACCAAAGGATGACCCAGCATATACTCATGAGTAGCTTAGGTATTTCTCGAGATGCTCAGCTAAGAGCTTTGAAGCTTCTAAATGTCGTCCTTGAAACTGGAGGCAGGGAAATCTTTGAGTTCGGATACCATACTTTGAAGAAACGCTGGGAAAATTTGACAAACATCCTGTCTCTGTCAAACCGCTTTACTCTTCAAAAGTTCGAACCCAAATACTGCAACTTTTTCAAGAATATTAGAGACCCTTCACCAG CTTATGCATGGGTGAAGTGCGAGAGGGAAGAGGATAAAGATTGCTATGAAGTTCTGAAACAAGAAGCGAATGTTTATGGTCGTCCAGGTGCTGAATTTGGAGCTGAAGATCGATATGTTCGTCTCACCCTCTTAAGGAGCCAAGATGATTTTGATTTATTGCTTCAGCGACTCAACCACTTAGTCTTGGATGAAAGGAAGAGcaaaataattatttcttctcaaaTAGGGGGTCAATACGTGACATAA